In Crinalium epipsammum PCC 9333, the following are encoded in one genomic region:
- a CDS encoding response regulator: protein MLNLIGASAVSPSPKRCSSVNLSDTDKPKVLVVDDHPSSRMTAVALLTVEGYEVFEADGGEAALEKVVVAKPDLILLDVMMPGMDGYEVCRRLKQDDHTRLIPVIFITALNDRRSRIMGIEAGGDDFLSKPFDRLELSARVKSLVHQKRLNEDLDHAEQVLFSVARIAESRDPDTGDHCQRLVNMAQAFGEFINLSRNEIRDLMWGGYLHDIGKIGIPDVVLLKAGKLTAEEWVIMKQHVIIGEQICQPMRTFKGVLPIIRYHHERWDGTGYPNGLAANEIPYLAQVFQVLDIYDALTSERPYKKAFTPTVALEIMQEETAKGWRNPELIEQFSKFILSNQVAETPDNQLTINN from the coding sequence ATGCTGAATTTAATAGGTGCTTCTGCGGTTTCCCCAAGTCCAAAAAGGTGTTCTTCCGTGAACTTATCTGATACTGATAAACCTAAAGTTTTGGTTGTTGACGATCATCCATCAAGTCGGATGACGGCGGTGGCACTATTAACTGTAGAAGGTTATGAAGTATTTGAGGCAGATGGTGGTGAAGCCGCACTTGAGAAGGTGGTTGTAGCCAAACCAGATTTGATTTTGCTCGATGTAATGATGCCAGGGATGGATGGTTATGAAGTGTGTCGGCGATTGAAACAAGATGACCACACTCGCCTAATACCAGTTATTTTCATCACAGCCCTGAATGATCGGCGATCGCGCATAATGGGAATTGAAGCTGGCGGAGATGATTTTTTAAGCAAACCTTTTGATCGCCTAGAACTTTCTGCGCGTGTTAAGTCCTTAGTGCATCAAAAACGTCTCAATGAAGACTTAGACCATGCTGAACAAGTATTGTTCTCAGTTGCCCGCATAGCTGAAAGTCGTGATCCTGACACGGGCGATCACTGTCAACGACTCGTAAACATGGCTCAAGCATTTGGTGAATTTATCAACCTTTCGCGCAATGAAATTCGCGATTTAATGTGGGGCGGATATCTGCATGATATTGGCAAAATTGGTATTCCCGATGTAGTGCTGTTAAAAGCGGGTAAACTGACGGCTGAAGAGTGGGTAATTATGAAGCAGCACGTAATCATCGGTGAGCAGATTTGCCAGCCGATGCGGACATTCAAAGGCGTACTGCCAATTATTCGTTATCACCATGAACGCTGGGACGGTACAGGTTATCCCAATGGTTTAGCTGCTAATGAAATTCCTTATCTAGCCCAAGTATTTCAAGTTCTTGATATATATGACGCTTTGACCAGTGAACGTCCTTATAAAAAAGCCTTTACACCAACAGTAGCTTTAGAAATTATGCAGGAGGAAACAGCCAAAGGTTGGCGTAATCCTGAATTAATAGAGCAATTTAGTAAATTTATCCTTTCTAATCAAGTAGCAGAAACACCAGATAATCAATTAACAATTAACAATTAA
- the glmU gene encoding bifunctional UDP-N-acetylglucosamine diphosphorylase/glucosamine-1-phosphate N-acetyltransferase GlmU: MVAVAILAAGRGTRMKSDLPKVIHSLGGRSLVERVLHSLSEIQPSRRLVIVGYQGQQVQDALQSISGLEFVEQTQQLGTGHAVQQVLPYLQDFTGDLLVLNGDVPLLRPETLQQLLQTHQQHQNAATLLTAHLPNPKGYGRVICNGQNLVQQIVEDRDCTSAQRQNRRVNAGVYCFNWSQLAKVLPQLQTDNDQQEYYLTDAVKFLDPVMAVDVEDYQEILGINDRKQLASAYEILQERVKDAWMAAGVTLVDPASITIDDTVELQTDVIIEPQTHLRGKTLIGAGSRIGPGSLIEDSQIGENSKVLYSVVTDSVIGAGSRIGPYTHLRDHVEVGSACRIGNFVELKSTKIGDRTNIAHLSYLGNATLGDRVNIGAGTITANYDGVNKHPTNIGSGSKTGSNSVLVAPLTLGQDVTVAAGSVVTEDVPNDCLVIARARQVVKPGWRLNSTPEKK, translated from the coding sequence ATGGTAGCGGTAGCAATTTTAGCGGCTGGACGCGGGACGCGGATGAAATCTGACCTGCCCAAAGTAATACACTCTTTGGGAGGGCGATCGCTGGTTGAACGAGTGCTGCACAGCCTTTCTGAGATTCAACCCTCGCGGCGGCTGGTCATTGTCGGCTATCAAGGTCAACAAGTTCAAGATGCTTTACAATCTATTTCTGGTTTAGAGTTTGTCGAACAAACCCAGCAACTAGGCACGGGTCATGCTGTACAACAAGTGTTGCCTTACTTGCAAGATTTTACGGGTGATCTGCTGGTATTAAATGGCGATGTCCCCTTATTACGTCCTGAAACCCTGCAACAACTGTTGCAAACTCATCAACAACATCAAAATGCTGCCACTCTGCTAACGGCGCATCTGCCAAATCCTAAAGGATACGGGCGTGTAATCTGTAACGGTCAAAATCTTGTTCAACAAATTGTCGAAGACCGCGACTGCACATCAGCACAAAGGCAAAATCGCCGAGTGAATGCTGGTGTTTATTGTTTTAATTGGTCGCAGCTAGCAAAAGTGCTGCCACAGCTACAAACAGATAATGATCAACAAGAATATTATCTAACTGATGCGGTGAAATTCCTCGATCCGGTGATGGCAGTAGATGTGGAGGACTACCAAGAAATTCTCGGCATTAATGATCGCAAACAACTAGCATCAGCTTACGAGATTTTGCAAGAACGAGTTAAGGATGCTTGGATGGCTGCTGGTGTGACTTTAGTTGACCCAGCCAGTATCACGATAGATGACACAGTTGAATTACAAACAGATGTAATTATTGAACCGCAAACTCATCTGCGCGGAAAAACCTTGATTGGTGCAGGTAGTCGGATTGGTCCTGGAAGTTTGATTGAAGATAGCCAAATTGGGGAAAATAGTAAGGTATTGTATTCTGTCGTTACAGATAGTGTGATTGGTGCAGGTAGTCGGATTGGTCCATATACACATTTGCGCGATCATGTAGAGGTTGGTTCAGCTTGTCGCATCGGCAATTTTGTGGAATTGAAAAGTACTAAAATTGGCGATCGCACTAATATTGCTCACTTGTCTTATTTGGGAAATGCCACTTTAGGCGATCGCGTTAATATTGGTGCTGGTACTATTACAGCCAACTACGACGGCGTTAACAAGCATCCTACAAATATTGGCAGTGGCAGCAAAACAGGTTCTAATAGCGTCTTAGTCGCACCCCTAACTTTAGGGCAAGATGTCACAGTTGCGGCTGGTTCGGTAGTCACAGAAGATGTACCGAATGATTGCTTAGTAATTGCTAGGGCGCGTCAAGTTGTAAAACCAGGTTGGCGTTTGAACTCTACACCTGAAAAAAAGTAG
- a CDS encoding YnfA family protein — protein sequence MLIVKSLLYFVLAGLCEIGGGYLIWLWLRENQSLWLAVLGAIALICYGIIPTLQPANFGRVYAAYGGVFIVLSLLWGWQVDRTPPDKFDLLGGAIALIGVLIIMYSRRS from the coding sequence ATGCTAATTGTCAAGTCTCTGCTCTATTTTGTATTAGCCGGATTGTGCGAAATAGGCGGAGGCTACTTGATTTGGCTATGGTTGCGGGAAAATCAGAGCTTATGGTTAGCTGTTTTAGGCGCAATTGCCCTGATATGTTATGGAATTATTCCTACCCTGCAACCTGCCAATTTTGGTAGAGTTTATGCCGCTTATGGCGGTGTATTTATTGTGCTTTCTTTACTTTGGGGATGGCAGGTTGATCGCACACCGCCAGATAAATTTGATCTTTTGGGTGGTGCGATCGCTTTGATTGGTGTGTTGATCATTATGTATTCGAGAAGAAGTTAA
- a CDS encoding response regulator — MKTLRILLVEDDELFRLGLSIKLQQQPDLQVVAEAEDGETAIELAKRYVLDIILLDVGLPGVGGVETCRLLKQQHPNLPILVLTSRSETPLIGRMIEANAQGYCLKGIDAEALILAIRSVAAGASWWDKAATAEIRAAFIDTPSTHTLEVIENPLTKREQEILALVAEGKSNQEIAELLYITAGTVRVHVHAILQKLEVRDRTQAAVKAIQKGLITKELLKQ; from the coding sequence TTGAAAACCCTGCGGATCTTACTGGTTGAAGATGATGAACTCTTTCGCTTGGGTTTGTCAATTAAATTACAACAACAGCCAGATTTGCAAGTAGTAGCAGAGGCGGAAGATGGCGAGACAGCAATAGAATTAGCAAAACGCTATGTACTAGATATTATTTTGCTGGATGTGGGACTCCCTGGAGTTGGTGGTGTAGAAACTTGTCGTTTACTCAAGCAGCAGCATCCAAATTTACCAATTTTGGTGCTAACTTCTCGTTCTGAAACACCTTTAATTGGGAGAATGATTGAAGCTAATGCCCAAGGTTACTGTTTAAAAGGAATTGATGCAGAGGCTTTAATTTTAGCAATTCGTTCTGTAGCTGCGGGTGCATCATGGTGGGATAAAGCTGCAACTGCGGAAATACGAGCGGCTTTTATTGATACTCCATCGACACATACTCTAGAGGTAATAGAAAATCCCCTGACGAAGCGAGAACAGGAAATTTTAGCGTTGGTTGCAGAAGGTAAGAGTAATCAAGAGATTGCAGAACTGTTATATATTACTGCTGGCACAGTCAGAGTTCATGTCCATGCGATTTTGCAGAAATTAGAAGTGCGCGATCGCACTCAAGCTGCGGTTAAAGCAATTCAAAAGGGATTGATTACGAAAGAACTATTAAAACAGTAA
- a CDS encoding sensor histidine kinase produces the protein MKNQHLNPQWLIAILFAVVMVLDLSTTADYVFGYCYTGAILLANSHLSRLATIRVTIMASVLTLLNFFLPGGEIIHTAAIANRVIVVFALIVTGWLSERNRRYQEAIATQQAQLQSQQQLASMREDFISTLTHDLKTPLIGAIETLKSFQTGQFGNVTSAQQKVLQMMERSHRTTLQLVETVLDIYRNDLSGLKLQCQVVNLAVIASEVIATLRDLAATRRVYIDLSYGESDFRRSLWVNGDELQLQRVFTNLLTNAVNHSPRGGRVEVLLESYSVYHIVKFLDSGQGITEEELPHLFERFYQGNSDRQAKGSGLGLYLSRQIITAHGGTIWAENRSPKGALFAFRLLASPPPLLESYKEIS, from the coding sequence ATGAAAAATCAGCATTTAAATCCACAGTGGTTAATTGCTATTTTATTTGCTGTAGTTATGGTGCTAGATTTATCTACTACTGCGGACTATGTATTTGGCTACTGTTACACCGGAGCAATTTTACTAGCTAACTCGCACTTGAGCAGGTTAGCAACAATCCGAGTAACAATAATGGCATCAGTGTTAACGCTGTTAAATTTTTTTTTGCCTGGAGGAGAAATTATTCACACAGCAGCGATCGCAAATCGGGTAATTGTTGTCTTCGCCTTAATTGTGACTGGCTGGTTAAGTGAGCGCAACCGCCGTTACCAAGAAGCGATCGCAACTCAACAGGCGCAATTGCAATCTCAACAGCAATTGGCGAGTATGCGTGAGGACTTCATCTCTACCTTGACTCACGATCTCAAAACCCCCCTAATAGGAGCAATTGAAACCCTAAAATCCTTTCAAACCGGACAATTTGGCAATGTGACATCTGCTCAACAAAAAGTTTTGCAGATGATGGAACGCTCTCACCGCACTACATTACAATTAGTGGAAACAGTACTAGATATTTATCGCAACGATCTATCGGGACTGAAGCTTCAGTGTCAAGTGGTAAATTTAGCAGTAATTGCCTCTGAAGTAATTGCTACATTAAGAGATTTAGCAGCGACCCGACGGGTGTATATTGATTTAAGTTATGGAGAATCTGATTTTCGCCGTTCCTTGTGGGTGAATGGCGATGAACTGCAACTGCAACGAGTATTTACCAATTTACTCACAAATGCTGTTAATCATTCCCCGCGTGGGGGTCGAGTAGAAGTATTACTAGAATCTTATTCGGTATATCATATCGTCAAGTTTCTAGATAGTGGACAAGGAATTACTGAGGAGGAACTTCCCCACTTGTTTGAACGGTTTTATCAGGGAAATAGCGATCGCCAAGCCAAGGGTTCTGGACTGGGATTATATTTAAGTCGCCAAATTATTACCGCTCACGGTGGCACAATTTGGGCAGAAAATAGATCGCCCAAGGGAGCATTATTTGCCTTTAGACTGTTAGCTTCCCCACCTCCATTACTTGAAAGTTATAAGGAAATAAGTTGA
- the kdpA gene encoding potassium-transporting ATPase subunit KdpA, which produces MLQGLLQIVLTLLILIAIVRPFGSYIAHIFLGEKTFLDSVINPVDSMIYKLGGLRTESMTGWQYARAVLYSNLVMGIFVYLILMLQGILPLNPTGLSSPTWDTALHTTLSFLTNTDQQHYSSETTLSYASQILALGFLMFTSAATGLAVGIAFIRGLSGRSLGNFYVDLTKSITRILLPISVVGAVVLVILGVPETLAGTAIATTLEGSTQAIARGTVAHFEIIKQLGENGGGFFAINSAHPFENPNSISNLIETLAMVAIPASLIYTYGIIAGNKKQGWLLFWMVFTIFVTLIGITAIGEYQGNPLVNQLLGEQQPNLEGKEVRFGWAQTALWAVTTTATMCGAVNGMHDSLMPVGGFSTLFNMFLQIIWGGQGTGTAYLFIYLILTVFLTGLMVGRTPEFLGRKVEKREIVLASVILLVHPILVLIPSAIALAFPDTLAGISNPGFHGISQVVYEYTSAAANNGSGLEGLADSQPASTALWWNLSTCISLLGGRYIPIIALLLLADSMANKQPVPETTGTLRTDTTLFTSVTAGVILILGALTFFPVLALGAIAEAFQF; this is translated from the coding sequence ATGTTACAAGGATTACTTCAAATTGTCCTGACACTACTGATATTAATTGCTATTGTTCGTCCTTTCGGCAGCTACATTGCTCATATTTTTCTAGGAGAAAAAACCTTTCTTGACTCAGTGATCAACCCTGTAGATAGCATGATCTACAAACTAGGGGGATTGCGTACAGAAAGTATGACTGGTTGGCAGTATGCTCGTGCAGTGCTTTATAGCAACTTAGTTATGGGCATTTTTGTTTATTTAATCTTGATGCTTCAGGGAATACTTCCATTAAATCCTACGGGTTTAAGTTCGCCAACATGGGATACAGCACTACACACGACTCTTTCTTTTTTAACTAATACTGACCAACAACATTATTCTAGCGAAACCACATTATCTTATGCTTCCCAGATTTTAGCACTGGGGTTTTTAATGTTTACCTCAGCAGCAACAGGTTTAGCTGTAGGTATTGCATTTATTCGCGGTTTAAGTGGCAGATCTTTAGGTAATTTTTATGTAGATTTAACTAAATCTATCACCCGCATTTTATTACCAATTTCGGTTGTGGGGGCAGTAGTTTTAGTGATTTTAGGTGTTCCCGAAACCTTAGCTGGAACTGCAATTGCTACCACTTTAGAGGGGTCTACACAAGCGATCGCACGTGGTACAGTTGCCCATTTTGAAATTATCAAACAATTGGGAGAAAATGGCGGCGGCTTTTTTGCAATTAACTCCGCCCATCCGTTTGAAAATCCCAACAGTATTTCTAACTTAATAGAAACATTGGCGATGGTTGCCATTCCAGCCAGCTTAATTTATACCTATGGGATAATTGCAGGTAATAAAAAGCAGGGGTGGTTACTTTTCTGGATGGTATTTACTATTTTTGTAACTTTGATTGGAATTACAGCAATTGGTGAATATCAAGGCAACCCTTTAGTCAATCAACTTTTAGGAGAACAGCAACCAAATTTAGAAGGTAAAGAAGTTAGATTTGGTTGGGCGCAAACAGCACTTTGGGCAGTTACTACGACAGCAACTATGTGTGGTGCTGTTAACGGAATGCACGATTCTTTAATGCCTGTTGGTGGATTTTCTACCTTATTTAATATGTTTTTACAAATTATTTGGGGAGGTCAAGGAACAGGAACAGCTTACTTATTTATCTACCTAATTTTAACAGTGTTTTTAACTGGGTTGATGGTAGGACGTACTCCAGAATTTTTAGGGCGTAAAGTTGAAAAGCGGGAAATTGTTTTAGCGAGTGTTATTTTACTTGTTCACCCAATTTTAGTATTAATTCCCAGTGCGATCGCTCTAGCTTTTCCTGATACCCTCGCTGGGATTAGTAACCCAGGTTTTCACGGGATATCGCAAGTTGTTTACGAATATACCTCTGCTGCTGCTAACAATGGTTCAGGTTTGGAAGGATTAGCAGATAGCCAACCTGCATCCACAGCTTTATGGTGGAATCTTAGTACTTGTATCAGTTTATTAGGAGGGCGTTACATTCCAATTATTGCTCTGCTTTTGTTAGCCGATAGTATGGCGAATAAGCAACCAGTACCGGAAACTACAGGAACACTAAGAACTGATACTACTTTATTTACAAGTGTGACAGCAGGAGTGATTTTAATCTTGGGGGCGTTGACATTTTTTCCGGTTTTAGCATTGGGTGCGATCGCGGAAGCTTTTCAATTTTAG
- the kdpB gene encoding potassium-transporting ATPase subunit KdpB, translated as MESPIKPSQSGKTRAERKHTPKASNKGLYQRAIKDAFVKLNPRIMLKNPVMFLVWVGTIITALLTFDPNLFGTVPGENQRLFNGLITIILFFTLLFANFAEAVAEGRGKAQADALRSTKSETTAKKVLPDNSTQEVSSTSLRKGDQIKVVAGDMIPADGEVIGGTASVDESAITGESAPVLKEPGSDMASSVTGGTRILSDELLIRVTSDPGKGFLDRMIALVEGAERSKTPNEIALTVLLAVLSQVFLIVVATLPAIANYVGTPVSVAILIALLVALIPTTIGGLLSAIGIAGMDRVAQFNVVATSGRAVEACGDVNTLILDKTGTITLGNRLAEEFLPVNSHSIEDIANVALAASVFDDTPEGKSIVRLAEKLGAKVNFDRSQAEAIEFSARTRMSGTNLDDGSQVRKGAVDAVKGFVRSRNGQLTPELDTAYERVSRLGGTPLAVCQDSEIYGIIYLKDVIKPGIKERFDQLRRMGVRTVMLTGDNRITASVIASEAGVDDFIAEATPEDKIAVIQQEQAKGKLVAMTGDGTNDAPALAQANVGVAMNSGTQAAKEAANMVDLDSDPTKLIDLVTIGKQLLITRGALTTFSLSNDIAKYFAIIPAIFASAGIGKLNIMGLASAQSAILSALIYNALIIPALIPLALKGVKFRPLTANQLLQRNILIYGLGGVIAPFIAIKLIDVLIAGVGLA; from the coding sequence ATGGAATCACCTATAAAACCTAGTCAATCTGGTAAAACTCGTGCTGAACGTAAACATACTCCAAAAGCAAGTAATAAAGGGCTTTATCAAAGAGCTATCAAAGATGCTTTTGTGAAACTCAATCCCCGAATCATGCTCAAAAATCCAGTGATGTTTCTGGTTTGGGTAGGAACTATTATCACCGCACTATTGACATTTGACCCCAATTTATTTGGCACAGTTCCAGGAGAAAATCAACGGCTATTTAATGGTTTGATTACCATAATTTTATTCTTTACCCTTTTATTTGCTAACTTTGCCGAGGCGGTAGCAGAAGGGCGAGGTAAAGCACAAGCTGATGCGCTGCGTTCTACTAAATCTGAAACTACTGCTAAGAAAGTTTTACCAGATAATTCAACCCAGGAAGTAAGTTCTACTTCATTGCGTAAAGGCGATCAAATTAAAGTTGTAGCAGGAGATATGATTCCGGCTGATGGAGAAGTTATTGGCGGTACTGCATCTGTAGATGAATCGGCAATTACTGGCGAATCAGCACCAGTTCTTAAAGAACCAGGTTCGGATATGGCAAGTTCTGTAACTGGGGGGACGCGGATTCTCTCAGATGAATTGCTAATTCGGGTAACTTCTGATCCAGGTAAGGGCTTTTTAGACAGAATGATTGCTTTAGTAGAGGGCGCAGAACGTAGTAAAACACCTAATGAAATCGCTCTGACTGTGTTATTAGCAGTTTTGAGTCAAGTTTTTCTAATTGTAGTCGCAACACTGCCTGCGATCGCTAATTATGTGGGTACGCCAGTCAGCGTAGCCATATTGATTGCTCTATTAGTAGCATTGATTCCTACAACAATTGGCGGCTTACTGAGTGCAATTGGCATTGCTGGTATGGACAGGGTAGCTCAATTTAACGTCGTAGCCACCTCTGGACGGGCAGTAGAAGCTTGCGGTGATGTGAATACCTTGATTTTGGACAAAACGGGGACAATTACCCTGGGAAACCGTTTGGCAGAAGAATTTCTCCCCGTCAATAGTCACTCAATTGAAGATATAGCTAATGTAGCTTTGGCAGCGAGTGTATTTGATGATACGCCAGAGGGCAAGTCTATTGTCAGATTAGCCGAGAAGTTGGGAGCTAAAGTAAATTTTGACCGTTCTCAAGCAGAAGCAATTGAATTTTCTGCGAGGACGCGCATGAGTGGTACAAACTTAGACGATGGTAGTCAGGTACGCAAAGGTGCAGTAGACGCAGTTAAGGGATTTGTGCGTTCTAGAAATGGACAGTTAACACCCGAATTAGACACAGCTTATGAACGAGTTTCCCGTTTGGGTGGCACTCCTCTAGCTGTTTGCCAAGATAGCGAAATCTACGGGATTATCTATCTTAAAGATGTGATCAAACCTGGTATTAAAGAACGCTTCGATCAGCTACGCCGTATGGGTGTCCGTACTGTTATGCTCACAGGAGACAACCGCATTACCGCTTCTGTAATTGCCTCTGAAGCAGGAGTAGATGACTTTATTGCGGAAGCAACTCCAGAAGACAAAATTGCAGTTATTCAACAAGAACAAGCTAAAGGCAAACTCGTAGCAATGACTGGGGATGGTACTAATGATGCCCCAGCATTAGCGCAAGCGAATGTCGGTGTAGCAATGAACTCTGGTACTCAAGCAGCAAAAGAAGCTGCAAATATGGTGGATTTAGATTCAGACCCTACTAAGTTAATTGACTTAGTAACAATTGGCAAACAGCTATTAATTACTCGCGGGGCATTAACTACATTTTCATTATCCAATGATATTGCCAAATATTTCGCCATTATTCCAGCGATATTTGCCTCAGCAGGGATTGGTAAGCTCAACATTATGGGTCTAGCCAGCGCCCAATCTGCAATTTTATCTGCTCTGATTTATAATGCTTTGATTATTCCAGCATTAATACCTTTGGCTCTCAAAGGTGTAAAGTTTCGACCATTAACTGCTAACCAACTGTTGCAGCGTAACATCCTAATTTATGGACTGGGAGGAGTGATTGCACCATTTATTGCGATTAAGTTAATTGATGTTTTGATTGCTGGTGTAGGTTTAGCTTAG
- a CDS encoding potassium-transporting ATPase subunit F, whose amino-acid sequence MNKFDLIEGKGKMFDGVFRTQINRRLTQINADELSDFIALGKRLQIQWRKRPLPIQLFFLLCLNLLIAPAVQAATSIEVSRFQAYALGVLGLTTLGLSVYLFVVIFQPERF is encoded by the coding sequence ATGAATAAGTTTGATTTGATAGAAGGTAAGGGAAAAATGTTTGACGGGGTTTTTAGAACGCAGATTAACCGCAGATTAACGCAGATTAACGCAGATGAATTATCAGATTTTATCGCTTTAGGTAAGAGGTTACAAATACAATGGCGTAAGCGACCATTGCCAATACAACTTTTTTTCCTGTTGTGTTTGAATTTATTAATTGCTCCTGCTGTACAAGCAGCAACGAGTATAGAAGTATCCCGTTTTCAAGCTTATGCTCTGGGAGTATTAGGTTTAACTACTCTAGGACTCTCTGTTTATCTATTTGTTGTGATTTTTCAACCAGAACGTTTTTAA
- the kdpC gene encoding K(+)-transporting ATPase subunit C: MREIIKAIRITLVLWVITAVIYPLLIIVVGQVAFPYQANGSLIENQGKVIGSALIGQPFTSNQYFWSRPSTVAYSTVDPKNDKNNILKTGISGASNLAASNKKALIDDRIKPEIDRLKQANIQPTADLVYTSGSGLDPHISVEAAYSQTQRIAQNRSLSLDMVQALIPKYTEGRFLGIFGEPGVNVLKLNLALDNLKPPT, from the coding sequence ATGCGAGAAATTATTAAAGCAATTCGGATCACTCTAGTTCTGTGGGTAATCACAGCAGTAATATATCCTTTATTGATTATTGTTGTGGGGCAAGTAGCATTTCCTTATCAAGCCAATGGTAGTTTAATTGAGAACCAAGGCAAAGTTATTGGTTCTGCTTTGATTGGTCAACCTTTCACATCAAATCAGTATTTTTGGAGTCGTCCTAGTACCGTTGCTTATAGTACAGTAGATCCCAAAAATGACAAAAACAACATACTCAAAACGGGAATATCCGGTGCAAGTAACCTGGCTGCAAGTAACAAAAAAGCCTTAATTGACGATCGCATTAAACCAGAAATAGACCGACTAAAACAAGCTAATATCCAGCCAACAGCAGATTTAGTTTATACTTCTGGTTCTGGTCTAGATCCTCATATTAGTGTCGAAGCTGCATATTCCCAAACACAAAGAATAGCTCAGAATCGCTCCTTATCTTTAGATATGGTTCAAGCATTGATTCCTAAATACACAGAAGGCAGATTTTTGGGAATTTTTGGCGAACCTGGCGTTAACGTCCTCAAATTAAATTTAGCCCTAGATAATTTAAAGCCTCCAACTTAG
- a CDS encoding sensor histidine kinase KdpD produces the protein MITQKDIANEISLDSTRVRSRRGKHKIFIGMAPGVGKTYRMLEEAHQLKQEGIDVVIGLLETHGRKETAQKSQGLEIITRQQIGRGDITLTEMDTDAILARQPQLILVDELAHTNVPGSPREKRYQDVEVILESGIDVYSTVNIQHIESLNDLVARITGVVVRERIPDRILDEANEVVVIDVTPETLEERLREGKIYAPEKIQQSLDNFFQRRNLIALRELALREIADNLEEDAINSTPKTKYCSVHERVMVCVSTYPNSVQLLRRGARIADYMRARLYVLFVAHPEKFLTKEESLHIETCEKLTREFGGEFLRATSHDVPQKIAEVAQEYRITQVVLGHSQKSRWQLLWRGSFVHQLLRYLKDIDLHIMASEKTVSKSLSEK, from the coding sequence ATGATTACCCAAAAAGACATTGCCAACGAGATATCACTAGATTCTACAAGAGTGCGATCGCGTCGTGGCAAGCATAAAATCTTTATTGGTATGGCTCCAGGTGTGGGTAAAACTTACAGAATGTTAGAAGAAGCCCACCAACTAAAACAAGAAGGAATTGATGTTGTAATTGGGCTGCTAGAAACTCACGGACGTAAGGAAACAGCACAAAAGAGTCAGGGACTAGAAATAATAACGCGTCAACAAATAGGGCGCGGCGATATAACGCTTACCGAGATGGATACAGATGCTATTTTGGCGCGACAGCCGCAACTCATCTTAGTAGACGAACTAGCTCATACTAACGTCCCTGGTTCTCCACGAGAGAAGCGTTACCAAGATGTTGAGGTGATTTTGGAATCTGGTATTGATGTTTACTCAACAGTAAACATTCAGCATATAGAGAGCCTTAATGACTTAGTAGCCAGAATTACAGGCGTTGTAGTGCGAGAACGCATCCCCGACAGAATACTTGATGAAGCCAATGAAGTAGTAGTAATTGATGTTACACCGGAAACCCTAGAAGAAAGACTGCGAGAAGGTAAAATTTACGCTCCAGAGAAAATTCAACAATCTTTAGATAACTTTTTCCAACGGCGCAACTTAATTGCCTTACGGGAGTTAGCATTACGGGAAATAGCCGACAACCTGGAAGAAGATGCGATTAACTCAACGCCAAAAACTAAATATTGTAGTGTTCACGAGCGAGTGATGGTATGTGTATCAACTTATCCCAACTCAGTTCAGTTGTTGCGACGAGGGGCAAGAATTGCAGATTATATGAGAGCGCGTCTTTATGTTTTATTTGTGGCACATCCAGAAAAATTTCTGACTAAAGAAGAAAGCTTACACATAGAGACTTGTGAGAAGCTTACAAGAGAATTTGGTGGGGAATTTTTACGAGCAACCAGCCATGATGTTCCTCAAAAAATCGCCGAAGTAGCCCAAGAATATCGCATTACCCAAGTAGTTCTCGGACACTCTCAAAAATCTAGGTGGCAGTTATTGTGGCGAGGTTCTTTTGTCCATCAATTACTGCGTTATCTGAAAGACATTGATTTGCACATTATGGCAAGTGAAAAAACAGTTTCTAAGAGCCTATCCGAAAAATAA